DNA sequence from the Ktedonobacteraceae bacterium genome:
TCAGGGGCTGATCATTACTACAAGTGACTTCTCCTCCGGTGCAATTGAAGAGGCCCGGCGTCTGAATGCAGTTCCGGTGGCATTAATGAACGGCGATGAATTAGTCGCTCTGCTAGTAGAGCATAATATCGGCGTACATCGCAAATCATACGAGTTAATTGAGTTGAGCGAAACTGATGAGTAGACATTTCTGGAAGCTATATCTCATCAGCTAGGATCCTCCCCTGAAAGAGAAAGATCAGGCTACATAATATACCTCAATAGTTTCCAATGTGGGACATTTTCATATATCTCGTTCTAATTTTAATGAGAGTATATGTCCATTCAAATAAGTAGAGTTAATCAATTGCCACAAGTACTTTGATCTATTCATCCTTTTGTTATCACTTTTCCGCTTAGTAACGAGTATTTGGGCGTTTAAAAATGTCATTCGTATTATTTTATAATAATACGAAAGATATTGCTTAAAATGCCTCAATAACAAATGGCAGTAGCCAAATAGGGCGGAATGAGTTTCATCGGAACTCTCGCAAACTCTGCTATAACATGTGGAACTTATAGTGATATAATGCTCTATAATGCCAATGTAAGCAATGTTTCCATCAACGACAAAAGGAGACTATCCAGCATGCTTTTCACCAATGCTACCATCGTCACCATGAACCCTATGCGAGACATCATTACAGATGGCGCTATTGCCGTAAACGGTAATCGTATCGCGGCCATCGGCAAAACTGATGCGCTGTCGTCTCAATATCGGGACGAAGAAGTGATCGATGTGAAAGGGAAGCTCATCATTCCTGGCCTTATTGATACGCATGTTCATCTTGCGCAGGCGTTGATTCGTGGCTGTGCCGATGATATGGCGCTGATACAATGGCTGTGCGAGCGCGTGTGGGTGTTGCAGGGCAATTTCACGCATGACGATGGATATGTGAGCGCGCGATTGTGCATTGCCGAGATGTTGAAGTCCGGCACGACTACATTCCTCGAATCGATGCTGGCTCATCGCTATGGGTTCGATGGCATTGCGCGGGCCGTCGAGGAGAGCGGCATTCGCGCGTGCCTTGCCGGAATCGTCATGGATATCGGCACATACGCGACACAAAGCAACTCGATGTATCCCGGCATGATCGAGAGCCGTGAGACGAGCCTGTTCGGCGTGCTTGATATGCATAGCAAGTGGGAGGGTGCGGCCAATGATCGCATTCATGTCTGGTTTGGCCCGCGCACTCCGGGCGGTGTCACTCCCGAACTCTATCGTGAGATGAGCGATTATGCTCGCCAGCGCAATATGGGCATTACCATGCACCTGGCCGAGGTCGAGGCCGATAAAATCTTCTTGCAGGAAGAATATGGCCTCTCGCCGGTCTATTTTGCCGAGAGCGTCGGACTACTCGGTCCGAGAACTGTCCTGGTTCATATGGTCTGGCTGACGCAGGCCGATATTGAGAAGCTCGCGGAAACAGGCACTCATGTTTCTCACAATCCCTCGTCCAATAGCAAACTGGCGTCCGGCATCTGCAAGGTGCCGCAGATGCTTGCCGGCGGCGTCAATGTCGCGCTGGGCTGTGATGGCGGCCCCAGCAACAATGATTATGATATGATTCGCGAGATGAAGCTGGCGGCGATTATTCATAAGGCCGTCACAAATGATCCCTTGATTGTTCCCGCGGAGACCGTGCTGGAAATGGCCACCATCAATGGCGCGAAGGCGCTGGGCCTGGAGCTGGAGATTGGTTCGTTGGAAGTTGGCAAAAAGGCCGACCTGGTGGTAATCGACCTTAACCGGCTGCATACGACGCCTTCGCCCAATCCAATTTCAACGCTGGTCTATGCTGCGACCGGCGGGGAAGTTGATACCGTTGTCGTCGATGGCCAGATTGTCGTCGAGCAGGGCCAGTTGCTGACCATGGATGAGGAGGAAGTGATGGAGCAGGCGCAGCAGCATGCTGGCGCTCTCTATAAGCGGGCCGGTATCGAAATTACGCCTAAATGGCCGGTGCTGTAAGTAACTGAAACGGGGTCAATCCGTTTAATATAGTGTGGCACACGTGGCCCATTTGGCTTGAGTCTGATAACTGGAGAACTTGTAATGGCGGCACTCGAAGGCAGAACCCTGAATCGCTACCAACTGCGAAGGATGGTTGGTAGAGGTGGTATGGCTGATGTCTACGAGGCATATGATGAACATTTTCAACGGAGGGTGGCCATCAAGGTCTTCAAGCGTGAAGAGGAAAGCATGCTGCTCCGCTTCATGCGCGAAGCACGCTTGATGGCATCGTTAAATAATCCGCACCTCGTACCTGTTTATGATATGGGCGAGTGCGAGATAGACGGTTTCACCCGCTACTATATCGTCATGCCGTTCATGGAGGGCGGCACATTACGCACGCGCATCCGGCGTTCGCCGCTGACTCTCGATGAGACCTGTACCTGCTTGCAGGATATAGCCAGTGCGCTTGATTATATACACGCCAGGGGCATTATCCACCGTGATATCAAGGCCTCCAACGTACTGCTCGATGCCGCCGGCAAATGCTATCTGACCGATCTTGGCATTGCGCACATCGTAACAGAC
Encoded proteins:
- a CDS encoding amidohydrolase yields the protein MLFTNATIVTMNPMRDIITDGAIAVNGNRIAAIGKTDALSSQYRDEEVIDVKGKLIIPGLIDTHVHLAQALIRGCADDMALIQWLCERVWVLQGNFTHDDGYVSARLCIAEMLKSGTTTFLESMLAHRYGFDGIARAVEESGIRACLAGIVMDIGTYATQSNSMYPGMIESRETSLFGVLDMHSKWEGAANDRIHVWFGPRTPGGVTPELYREMSDYARQRNMGITMHLAEVEADKIFLQEEYGLSPVYFAESVGLLGPRTVLVHMVWLTQADIEKLAETGTHVSHNPSSNSKLASGICKVPQMLAGGVNVALGCDGGPSNNDYDMIREMKLAAIIHKAVTNDPLIVPAETVLEMATINGAKALGLELEIGSLEVGKKADLVVIDLNRLHTTPSPNPISTLVYAATGGEVDTVVVDGQIVVEQGQLLTMDEEEVMEQAQQHAGALYKRAGIEITPKWPVL